In Agelaius phoeniceus isolate bAgePho1 chromosome 14, bAgePho1.hap1, whole genome shotgun sequence, a single genomic region encodes these proteins:
- the TSC22D3 gene encoding TSC22 domain family protein 3 isoform X2, with amino-acid sequence MSTGMYQSPMEVAVYQLHNFSISFFSSLLGGDVVSVKLDNSASGASVVAIDNKIEQAMDLVKNHLMYAVREEVEVLKEQIKELLEKNSQLERENSLLKTLASPEQLEKFQSRLPAEVLCPEEQSPGVAAPAQHSGGSAV; translated from the exons ATGAGCACCGGCATGTACCAGTCCCCCATGGAGGTGGCTGTCTACCAGCTCCACAACTTTTCcatctccttcttctcctccctgCTCGGGGGGGATGTAGTCTCCGTGAAGCTCGACAACAG CGCCTCCGGAGCCAGCGTGGTGGCCATTGACAACAAGATCGAGCAGGCGATg GATCTTGTGAAAAATCATCTAATGTATGCTGTGCGGGAGGAAGTGGAGGTCCTGAAAGAGCAAATCAAGGAACTGTTGGAGAAAAACTCCCAGCTGGAGCGTGAGAACAGCCTCCTGAAGACCCTGGCCAGTCCTGAGCAGCTGGAGAAGTTCCAGTCccggctcccagcagaggtgctgtgccctgaggagcagagccccGGGGTGGCTGCCCCGGCTCAGCACTCCGGGGGCTCTGCGGTGTAA